Genomic window (Ruminococcus flavefaciens AE3010):
GCCCTCGACCTCGATTACATCTTCTTTTGACACCTTGCATAACCTCCTTTACTCAGCCTCGCTGAACTGTTTCAGCATATTCCTGAGTTTTTTATCAGTTATATCGTTTACATCGATCATACTGTTTGTAACGCGGATATGTTTTATATTCTTTCGCTTGGGGCTTGCCAGCTTTCTGGTCTTGCCGTCTGCGATGAGACAATACTTTTCATCGGCTTCCACGATAACGAAGTATCCTCCGCCGTCGCGTCCTGCCTCCGCTCTTACAACAGAGCCTTTAAGCAGCTTCACAATTTTGTCCTCCGTCAGGGCTGTGTCAGTATAACGGGACCGTCAGGAGTTATTGCGATCATATGCTCAAAGTGAGCTGAAAGTGAACCACTTTTCGTAACGACTGTCCAATTGTCCTTCATGACTTTTACGTCGTCGCCCTTGACATTTATCATGGGCTCAATGCAGATAGTCATACCCGCTACCAGTCTGGGTCCGTGACCTGCCTTACCCCAGTTCGGTACTTCGGGTGATTCGTGAACCTCTCTGCCGATTCCGTGGCCGCAGTAATTTCTTACGATTCCGTAGCCTCGTGAAGCACAATACTCTTCTACAGCATGAGAAATATCTCCGACTCTTGCGCCAACCTGAGCCTGAGCTATGCCCTCGTAAAGGCTTTGCTCTGTAACCTCAAGCAATGCTTTAGCTTCATCAGAAATTTTACCCACAGGGAAGGTCCAGCAGCTGTCGCCATTGAAGCCCTTATAAGCAGCTCCCGTGTCGATGCTTACTATATCGCCCTCTTTTAACCTGCGGCTCGCCTTAGGGATACCGTGGATTATCTCCTCATTTACTGAGATACAAGCGTTTCCCGGGAATCCATAAAGCCCTTTAAAGCAGGACTTGCTGTCGTGACGAGCGAAGTACTCGCCGATCAGCTTGTCAACATCGAGTGTTGTCATTCCCGCCTTTAATCTTTCGCCCGCATACCATATTGCGCCGCAGGTTATCCTACCTGCTTCACGCATTATGGCTAATTCGGACTTCGATTTGATAGTTATGCTCATTACTTCTCTACCCCTACTGCTGCCAGTGTGAGCTTTGAAGTTTCAGCAACCTCTTCCTGACCGATAACAGTGACGAGCTTGCCCTGCTTCTCGTAGTAGTCCTTGAGAGGAGCTGTTTTTTCGTGGTATGTTGCGAGTCTGTCCAGAACGACCTCCGGCTGATCGTCCTTACGAACGATAGTCTTGTCGCCGCACTTGTCGCAAACGCCGTCTACCTTAGTAGGCTTGTATTCGATGTGGTAAGAAGCTCCGCAGCCCTGGCAGACTCTTCTGCCTGAAACTCTCTGCTTGATAGTCTCATCGGGAACGTGGATCTCGATTACCTTATCGATCTTGATGTTCATCTTGTCGAGAGCCTCTGCCTGAGGAACCGTTCTCGGGAAACCGTCAAGGATGAAACCGTTTTTGCAGTCGTCCTCAGCGATCCTCTCCTTCAGGATACCGATAACGATATCGTCAGAAACGAGAGCGCCTGCGTCCATAGCAGCCTTAGCTTTGAGACCGTACTCTGTGCCGTTCTTAGCAGCCTCGCGGAGAATATTGCCTGTTGATATCTGAGGAATATTCAGAGCATCGGAAACTACCTCAGCCTGAGTACCCTTGCCTGCGCCGGGAGCGCCTAAAAAGATAAGGTTCATATGTCGGTCCTCCTTTTACTGTAAGAAGCCCTTATGATGACGCATCATAAGATGTGATTCAAGTGTTCTTGTTGTTTCAAGCGCAACTGATACTGCGATAAGGATAGTTGTACCGCCCATTGAAAGTGTTCTCAGCTGCTCATCTGCCATTGAGATGAAGATCGGGATAATAGCGATGATGCCGAGGAAGATAGCACCCACGAGAGAGATCTTGTTGAGTACTCTCTGAATGTAGTCAGATGTGGGCTTACCGGGTCTGATACCGGGGATACCGCCGTTTGACTGACGAAGGTTGTTTGCTATCTCAACAGGGTTGTACTGTATCGATACGTAGAAGTAGTTGAACGCAATGATGAGCAGGAAGTAGATAACTGCATATCCCCAGCTTCTTGTGCTGAAGAAATCGCAGAACTTAGCATAGAAGCTTCCGTCGTGCGGATTCTGCTTGATTATCTGTATAGCTGATGGAAGAGACATAAACGACATAGCGAAGATGATAGGCATAACACCGCTCATGATAACCTTTATCGGGATATGTGTCTTCTGACCGCCGTACTGCTTTCTGCCGACTACGCGCTTAGCGTACTGTATCGGGATACGTCTTTCAGCCTCGTTCATATAAACGATGAAAGCGATCTCTGCGATAATAAAGAGATAGTATGCAATAGTTACCCAGAGGTACTTACCGTTTTCACCCTTCTGGATACTATTCTTTGTAAGTGTGATAAGAAGTGCAGCGTCGGTGGGGAATCTTGCCGCGATACCGGCAAAGAGGAGAATGGAGATACCATTTCCGATACCCTTGTCGCTGACTCTGTTACCCATCCAAACAACGATGAGTGCGCCTGCAACGAAGCAAGCGATGATAACGAAGGCTGCAAATAAGCCCTCGCCGCCGCTCATATATTTAAGAGCGTGCTGACTTGTGCCGTCTGCACTTTCAACATTCATACGCTTGAGTGTAAGGTAGTAAGCGAATGACATGAACACAGCAAGGAACATAGCCACAACGGCTGTGATCTTGTCGATCTTCTTTCTTCCCTCTTCGCCCTCGTCGCGCATACGCTCGAGAGGAGGCAGTGCATAGGTGAGCAGCTGCATGATGATGGAAGCGTTGATGAATGGTGTTATTGAAAGTGAGAAAACGGTTGCCTGCGACATAGCGCCGCCGGTGATGGTGTTCATGTAATCGAGGAAGCCGCCGTCCGATGCGTTTGTATCCATCCAGGACTTTACGACATCTGTATTAAGGAAAGGAACGGCTACTGCACATCCGAATCTGAACAGTATGATCATGAGTAATGTGTATAAGATCTTTTTG
Coding sequences:
- a CDS encoding KOW domain-containing RNA-binding protein, with protein sequence MKLLKGSVVRAEAGRDGGGYFVIVEADEKYCLIADGKTRKLASPKRKNIKHIRVTNSMIDVNDITDKKLRNMLKQFSEAE
- the secY gene encoding preprotein translocase subunit SecY; amino-acid sequence: MFQTLRKAWGVPEIRKKILYTLLMIILFRFGCAVAVPFLNTDVVKSWMDTNASDGGFLDYMNTITGGAMSQATVFSLSITPFINASIIMQLLTYALPPLERMRDEGEEGRKKIDKITAVVAMFLAVFMSFAYYLTLKRMNVESADGTSQHALKYMSGGEGLFAAFVIIACFVAGALIVVWMGNRVSDKGIGNGISILLFAGIAARFPTDAALLITLTKNSIQKGENGKYLWVTIAYYLFIIAEIAFIVYMNEAERRIPIQYAKRVVGRKQYGGQKTHIPIKVIMSGVMPIIFAMSFMSLPSAIQIIKQNPHDGSFYAKFCDFFSTRSWGYAVIYFLLIIAFNYFYVSIQYNPVEIANNLRQSNGGIPGIRPGKPTSDYIQRVLNKISLVGAIFLGIIAIIPIFISMADEQLRTLSMGGTTILIAVSVALETTRTLESHLMMRHHKGFLQ
- the map gene encoding type I methionyl aminopeptidase, producing the protein MSITIKSKSELAIMREAGRITCGAIWYAGERLKAGMTTLDVDKLIGEYFARHDSKSCFKGLYGFPGNACISVNEEIIHGIPKASRRLKEGDIVSIDTGAAYKGFNGDSCWTFPVGKISDEAKALLEVTEQSLYEGIAQAQVGARVGDISHAVEEYCASRGYGIVRNYCGHGIGREVHESPEVPNWGKAGHGPRLVAGMTICIEPMINVKGDDVKVMKDNWTVVTKSGSLSAHFEHMIAITPDGPVILTQP
- a CDS encoding adenylate kinase, which gives rise to MNLIFLGAPGAGKGTQAEVVSDALNIPQISTGNILREAAKNGTEYGLKAKAAMDAGALVSDDIVIGILKERIAEDDCKNGFILDGFPRTVPQAEALDKMNIKIDKVIEIHVPDETIKQRVSGRRVCQGCGASYHIEYKPTKVDGVCDKCGDKTIVRKDDQPEVVLDRLATYHEKTAPLKDYYEKQGKLVTVIGQEEVAETSKLTLAAVGVEK